In the genome of Candidatus Zixiibacteriota bacterium, one region contains:
- the recN gene encoding DNA repair protein RecN: MILKRLTIRNFALINEAIIDFEAGLTVLTGETGAGKSVVVGALALALGGRGDKEFIRHGCDSANVRAVFDNPSDAKEIEISRQVSRKGASKVRVDGQPSSAKQLRELTAPTVQIVSQHAGQLLTDEENHLDFLDHLAGTSELCEEVADLYASWQHSAVELRRVSNRRQQLINERELLLFQKGEIEQACLRSGEEEELITERRRLDSTQSLMASASQIVGNLSGDADHSGVVDMVGAVRKELENMAEDDPTLSKQVEAVAEIDFQVEELRRSIEQYGGTLHDDPVRLEEVNLRLDEIYKLKKKYGGSEEAVLVTLEDITAHLKDRPDIDGLLDTLTAETDKRRQTYAGKAVALHRARKKATKDIGRNVVKELSGLAIDGARFECELVSDDDDDGIFVNGRALKPSSYGLETARFLFSANPGEPMRSLVKTASGGEMSRVLLALKLIERGRAGLKENLLVFDEVDVGIGGRTAIEVGRKLKTLSESCQVVVITHLHQIARLADHHFLATKIGESTSDISEKSGIRTTITIRKLDAVNIDSELARMVALPEEEVQP, encoded by the coding sequence ATGATTCTCAAGCGACTTACAATTCGCAACTTCGCTCTCATCAATGAGGCCATAATCGATTTCGAAGCGGGCCTTACGGTCTTAACAGGCGAGACAGGCGCCGGCAAATCGGTTGTGGTCGGCGCGTTGGCGTTGGCCCTTGGCGGTCGAGGGGACAAAGAGTTCATTCGTCACGGTTGCGACTCGGCTAATGTTAGGGCTGTGTTTGACAATCCATCGGATGCGAAAGAGATAGAGATAAGTCGCCAGGTCAGCCGGAAGGGTGCCTCCAAAGTAAGAGTAGACGGTCAGCCATCATCAGCAAAGCAATTGCGTGAATTGACCGCGCCAACGGTTCAGATTGTCAGTCAGCATGCCGGTCAACTACTGACGGACGAGGAGAACCATCTTGACTTTCTGGATCATCTGGCTGGTACCTCGGAACTGTGTGAGGAAGTTGCGGATCTTTATGCGAGTTGGCAGCACAGCGCAGTCGAACTCCGTCGGGTTTCAAATCGACGCCAACAGTTGATCAACGAGCGTGAACTGTTGCTGTTTCAGAAGGGTGAAATCGAGCAGGCGTGTCTTCGATCCGGGGAAGAGGAAGAACTGATAACAGAGCGCAGACGTCTTGACTCGACCCAGAGTTTGATGGCTTCCGCATCTCAGATTGTGGGGAATCTTTCCGGTGACGCTGATCATTCGGGAGTGGTGGATATGGTGGGTGCGGTTCGCAAAGAACTGGAGAACATGGCCGAAGATGATCCGACGCTCAGCAAACAAGTCGAAGCGGTGGCAGAGATTGATTTTCAAGTTGAAGAACTAAGGCGTTCTATTGAGCAGTATGGTGGAACGCTTCATGATGATCCGGTTCGTCTAGAGGAAGTCAATCTGCGGTTGGATGAAATATATAAATTAAAAAAGAAGTATGGCGGTTCCGAAGAAGCTGTACTGGTGACGCTGGAGGATATTACAGCTCATTTGAAGGACCGTCCAGATATTGACGGCTTGCTCGACACACTGACTGCCGAGACGGACAAACGACGTCAGACCTATGCTGGGAAAGCGGTTGCGCTTCATCGAGCACGGAAGAAAGCCACAAAGGATATTGGTCGGAACGTCGTTAAAGAACTATCCGGTCTGGCTATTGACGGCGCTCGATTTGAATGTGAATTGGTAAGTGATGATGATGATGACGGAATTTTCGTTAATGGCCGTGCTCTCAAACCATCCTCTTATGGTTTGGAGACAGCCCGGTTCCTCTTCTCCGCAAATCCGGGTGAGCCTATGAGGTCGTTAGTGAAGACGGCATCAGGGGGCGAGATGTCCCGTGTTCTGCTGGCGTTGAAATTGATTGAGCGAGGTCGCGCCGGACTAAAAGAGAATCTGTTAGTGTTCGATGAGGTTGATGTCGGTATCGGCGGCCGTACGGCGATTGAGGTTGGGCGCAAATTGAAGACGTTGTCGGAGAGTTGTCAGGTCGTTGTCATTACTCATCTGCATCAGATCGCCCGCCTTGCCGACCACCACTTCCTGGCTACAAAGATCGGCGAGAGCACGAGTGACATATCTGAGAAGAGCGGAATCCGTACGACAATAACGATCCGTAAGCTGGACGCAGTAAATATTGATTCTGAACTGGCGCGGATGGTGGCGCTCCCGGAAGAAGAAGTACAACCGTAG
- the queA gene encoding tRNA preQ1(34) S-adenosylmethionine ribosyltransferase-isomerase QueA — translation MNIELFDYELPRELIAQFPARRRDQSRLMILNRDDDKISRICSFGNITDYLHCGDALVVNNTKVFKARLFGHRKTGARVEVFLIRTVGDDKLAWYAFVSPSRRVKVGETVLFDVLGLLLEQDVGGGRWIVRFGSLSQREKIISRYGHVPLPHYIKRDDIPGDLRRYQTLFADQSKIGAVAAPTAGFHFTRPLLGSLKEKGVRLVELTLHVGPGTFKPVSVDKIEDHVVDPEFAELTPESTTILNEVRREGGRVMAVGTTSVRTLESAPIVDGVIQPFSEMVDLYIRPGYDFKVVDHLITNFHLPKSSLLILVSALAGRQRIIEAYHEAIRQRMRFYSYGDAMLIL, via the coding sequence ATGAATATCGAACTATTTGACTACGAATTACCACGCGAGCTGATCGCCCAGTTTCCGGCTCGTCGGCGAGATCAATCGCGTCTCATGATTCTGAACCGCGACGATGACAAAATATCGCGTATCTGTTCGTTTGGGAATATTACCGATTATCTTCATTGTGGCGACGCGCTCGTTGTTAACAATACGAAAGTGTTCAAGGCTCGTCTGTTTGGCCATCGTAAGACCGGTGCCAGGGTTGAGGTCTTTCTTATCCGCACAGTCGGTGACGACAAGTTGGCCTGGTATGCTTTTGTCTCTCCATCGCGACGAGTCAAAGTAGGTGAGACGGTTCTATTTGACGTATTGGGATTGCTTCTGGAGCAAGATGTCGGTGGTGGGCGTTGGATAGTTCGGTTTGGATCACTATCTCAGCGTGAGAAGATCATCAGTCGCTATGGCCATGTGCCCTTACCACACTATATCAAGCGTGATGATATCCCCGGTGACCTACGCCGGTATCAGACGCTTTTTGCAGATCAATCGAAGATCGGAGCAGTTGCAGCACCTACGGCTGGATTTCATTTCACTCGCCCATTGTTGGGTTCGTTAAAGGAAAAGGGCGTTCGTCTTGTTGAACTTACATTGCATGTCGGTCCCGGCACGTTCAAGCCTGTCTCGGTTGATAAAATTGAGGATCATGTGGTCGATCCGGAGTTTGCGGAATTGACGCCGGAATCGACAACAATCCTAAATGAAGTCCGACGAGAAGGGGGGCGAGTCATGGCCGTTGGCACGACATCAGTGCGAACGCTCGAATCGGCGCCGATTGTCGATGGTGTTATCCAACCCTTTTCCGAGATGGTCGATCTGTATATTCGACCAGGATACGATTTCAAAGTTGTTGACCACTTGATTACAAATTTCCACCTGCCCAAATCTTCATTACTGATCTTAGTTTCCGCCCTGGCTGGGCGGCAGCGTATTATCGAAGCCTATCACGAGGCGATTAGGCAACGTATGCGCTTCTACAGTTATGGCGACGCAATGCTGATACTATAA
- the ispD gene encoding 2-C-methyl-D-erythritol 4-phosphate cytidylyltransferase codes for MKIGAIIVAAGSSVRFGGDVPKQFRQVCGRPLLSWTISRFQASQRVSQIIVVVAEEHLLFAAEKVVDPFRFDKVTNIVKGGDTRQESVARGLAALPISTEYVAIHDGARPLTSTGDIDRVIDTAVKERAAILAVPVADTVKRAADGYVIATLDRSRLYGAQTPQVFQYDLIIESHQAMETGDCEFSPTDDSELIEARGFKVKLVEPEDINLKVTTRDDLAIVEAILLRDNND; via the coding sequence ATGAAGATCGGTGCCATTATCGTAGCGGCTGGTAGTTCGGTTCGCTTTGGTGGAGATGTCCCCAAGCAGTTCCGTCAGGTATGTGGTCGACCATTGCTGTCATGGACAATCAGCCGGTTTCAGGCATCTCAGCGGGTTAGTCAGATAATAGTGGTGGTGGCTGAAGAACACCTGTTGTTCGCGGCTGAGAAAGTGGTTGATCCGTTTCGATTTGACAAGGTAACCAATATTGTCAAGGGCGGTGATACGCGGCAAGAGTCGGTAGCTCGTGGTCTCGCGGCGTTGCCAATCTCTACGGAGTATGTGGCTATTCATGACGGCGCACGTCCGCTGACCTCGACAGGCGATATCGACCGCGTGATTGACACGGCCGTCAAAGAACGGGCGGCAATACTGGCCGTGCCGGTGGCCGACACGGTCAAACGGGCCGCTGATGGCTATGTCATTGCCACACTTGATCGGTCGCGGTTGTACGGGGCGCAGACACCACAGGTGTTTCAGTACGATCTCATAATAGAGTCTCACCAGGCTATGGAGACGGGTGATTGTGAATTCTCCCCGACCGATGATTCGGAATTGATCGAAGCGCGTGGATTCAAAGTCAAACTGGTTGAGCCAGAAGACATCAATCTAAAAGTAACCACCCGCGATGATCTGGCAATTGTTGAGGCCATTCTTCTGAGGGACAATAATGACTGA
- the ispF gene encoding 2-C-methyl-D-erythritol 2,4-cyclodiphosphate synthase, producing MTEIRIGSGFDVHKLVEDRDLVIGGVRIPYERGLEGHSDADVLLHAIMDALLGAAGLPDIGQQYPPSDPAYKDADSKGLLAQVVRIVQDAGFGQIVNIDATIIAERPKMANHIPAMKTAIANLLKIDPGRVNVKATTTEGLGYIGREEGIAASAVCLISNDG from the coding sequence ATGACTGAGATAAGAATTGGATCTGGTTTTGATGTTCACAAGCTGGTGGAAGACCGCGATCTTGTTATCGGCGGAGTCAGGATTCCGTATGAGCGTGGGCTGGAGGGTCACTCCGATGCCGACGTATTGCTCCATGCAATCATGGATGCTCTACTCGGTGCGGCAGGGTTGCCTGATATCGGGCAGCAGTATCCGCCTTCTGATCCTGCTTACAAAGATGCCGACTCGAAGGGGTTGTTGGCTCAAGTAGTTCGCATCGTACAGGATGCAGGTTTCGGACAGATCGTGAACATTGATGCGACTATCATAGCTGAACGACCGAAGATGGCGAACCATATTCCAGCAATGAAAACGGCGATAGCTAACCTCCTGAAGATCGACCCTGGGCGGGTGAATGTGAAGGCAACTACCACCGAGGGGCTTGGGTACATTGGCCGAGAGGAAGGAATAGCCGCCAGCGCGGTTTGCCTTATCAGCAACGATGGGTGA
- a CDS encoding DedA family protein, with translation MGENVQQVSQWLDWIFTYGSGWVYVVLFVVCFIENVFPPFPGDSFIVATGVLVAFGRLDFVLSGVLIAAGGLSSVMLMYYLGRRYGRDFFMRRNFKYFPTDDIVRFEKQLKKWGALLMIFSRFVVGFRSAIAVGAGMGRYAPVRMVAYSFISYTLFGGLLIYLGYALAENFDRIAYLWRTYNSVAWGVVIVLVSSLVTWRVLKVRRGV, from the coding sequence ATGGGTGAAAATGTTCAACAAGTAAGCCAGTGGTTGGATTGGATATTTACCTATGGTTCAGGATGGGTGTATGTCGTTCTTTTCGTGGTCTGTTTCATAGAGAATGTGTTTCCGCCGTTTCCGGGTGACAGTTTTATCGTTGCTACGGGAGTACTCGTGGCGTTTGGTCGACTTGACTTTGTGTTGAGCGGTGTTCTTATCGCGGCCGGTGGACTTTCGTCGGTGATGCTCATGTATTATCTCGGACGACGATATGGACGAGATTTCTTTATGCGAAGGAACTTCAAGTATTTCCCAACTGATGATATTGTTCGTTTTGAGAAACAACTCAAGAAGTGGGGGGCATTGCTGATGATCTTCTCGCGTTTCGTAGTCGGTTTCCGTTCAGCGATTGCGGTGGGTGCCGGTATGGGGCGCTACGCTCCGGTGCGTATGGTTGCCTATTCATTCATTTCGTACACTTTGTTTGGCGGTTTGTTGATCTATTTGGGTTACGCATTGGCCGAGAACTTCGACCGTATCGCATATCTCTGGCGCACCTATAACTCAGTAGCCTGGGGTGTCGTTATCGTTCTGGTTAGCAGTCTGGTTACCTGGAGAGTCCTTAAGGTGAGGAGAGGAGTATAG
- a CDS encoding D-alanine--D-alanine ligase: protein MKVLLLAGGSSSEREVSFDSGRAIYEVLHRLGHEVTALDPAFGVGLLNEDQRYVIPESIEGETLPNTIDERAVVTSLTPDALEDVDVVFIGLHGGTGENGTIQCLLDLAGKKYTGSGMTASTVAMDKNMTKRLARSADVRTPTWALCSIEDGIEETEILEQIRSNFSLPLIVKPNQGGSTVGLTKVETLRQLYPALVKASAECPQVLVEQYIKGRELTAAVLDGEALPVVEIVPEGGLYDYEAKYTEGKSNYIVPAEISREIKEGLQEDATILYDMVGASGLARVDFKLDENEKHFFLEINTLPGMTALSLAPMAAKAGGITFDDLIIRLLDSALKR, encoded by the coding sequence ATGAAAGTGCTTCTGTTAGCAGGCGGCAGCAGCTCCGAGCGGGAGGTTTCTTTTGATTCCGGACGGGCCATCTATGAGGTGCTGCATCGTCTGGGACATGAGGTGACGGCGCTTGATCCTGCTTTTGGGGTTGGACTTCTAAATGAAGACCAACGATATGTTATCCCCGAATCAATAGAGGGGGAAACGTTACCCAATACGATTGACGAACGGGCCGTCGTTACTTCACTGACACCTGACGCGCTCGAAGATGTAGACGTTGTTTTTATCGGTCTGCACGGCGGGACCGGTGAGAATGGGACGATCCAATGTCTGCTTGATCTGGCTGGGAAGAAATACACCGGGTCCGGCATGACTGCCTCGACGGTGGCGATGGATAAGAATATGACCAAACGTCTCGCAAGGTCAGCCGATGTTCGCACTCCGACCTGGGCACTCTGTTCCATCGAGGACGGCATAGAAGAGACGGAGATCCTCGAACAGATTCGCAGCAATTTCAGTCTACCTTTGATAGTAAAACCCAATCAGGGTGGTTCGACGGTCGGCCTGACAAAGGTCGAGACCCTTCGACAACTCTATCCAGCACTGGTAAAGGCTTCTGCGGAGTGTCCTCAGGTGTTGGTGGAGCAGTACATCAAGGGCCGTGAACTGACAGCAGCGGTGTTGGATGGTGAGGCATTACCGGTGGTCGAGATAGTACCCGAAGGCGGCCTGTATGATTATGAAGCGAAATACACCGAGGGGAAGTCTAACTATATTGTCCCGGCGGAGATTAGCCGCGAGATCAAGGAGGGGTTGCAGGAAGATGCGACCATCTTATATGACATGGTGGGGGCGTCAGGTTTGGCACGAGTAGATTTCAAACTTGATGAGAACGAGAAGCACTTCTTCCTGGAAATAAATACATTGCCAGGAATGACCGCGCTATCTCTGGCACCTATGGCGGCCAAGGCAGGTGGGATCACATTTGACGATTTAATTATCAGGCTTCTGGATTCGGCACTCAAAAGATAA
- a CDS encoding HAD family hydrolase: protein MDKLSPKAVIFDLGSTLIEYETLGWSELAMQATNSTWDFLSSRGYEIPEKEHYVEVFESIKHRYRDHALKTLQEWTVPQVATEVLKGLGLEPDGKLIDDFFAAYYAPVEAQLFAYDDTIETLEKIRGTIPVVGLISNTIFPEQTHHGELERFGITPFLDFTLFSSTFGKRKPHEDIFIKAANLAGLAPAECVYVGDRYVEDIEGPSGVGMSAILKIKEGREYPEEMPLATRRIHTLAELEEHLEL, encoded by the coding sequence GTGGATAAGTTATCACCAAAGGCAGTCATTTTTGACCTCGGATCAACACTAATCGAATACGAAACGCTCGGTTGGAGTGAGTTGGCCATGCAGGCCACAAACAGTACCTGGGATTTTTTGTCTTCCCGGGGATATGAGATTCCTGAGAAGGAACACTATGTTGAAGTGTTCGAGAGCATCAAACATCGCTATCGCGATCATGCTCTCAAGACTCTCCAGGAGTGGACTGTTCCTCAGGTTGCGACTGAGGTGTTGAAGGGGCTGGGATTGGAGCCGGACGGTAAGTTGATCGATGATTTCTTTGCCGCCTACTATGCTCCGGTAGAGGCGCAGTTGTTCGCCTACGACGACACTATTGAAACTCTTGAGAAGATTCGAGGGACCATTCCGGTCGTGGGTTTGATCTCCAACACGATCTTCCCTGAGCAAACGCATCATGGCGAACTAGAACGTTTTGGAATAACACCCTTCCTGGATTTCACACTCTTCAGCTCCACTTTTGGCAAACGCAAACCGCACGAGGATATCTTTATCAAGGCGGCTAATCTTGCCGGACTGGCTCCGGCGGAATGTGTGTATGTGGGGGACCGGTATGTCGAGGACATTGAGGGTCCATCCGGAGTGGGGATGTCGGCTATTCTCAAGATCAAGGAGGGTCGGGAGTATCCTGAAGAGATGCCTCTGGCGACGCGCAGGATTCACACCCTGGCTGAGCTTGAGGAGCATCTCGAATTATGA
- a CDS encoding M42 family metallopeptidase, with amino-acid sequence MDRTELLLKEITEANGVSGYEGEIRQILKREMEGLVDEIQHDRLGSIIGIKPGTSDRPRVMMISHMDEIGFMVKEITSNGYIKFLPLGGWWGHLAMGQRVRVMTSKGPVLGVVGSQPPHMVPMEDRKKVVELKDMYIDVGVQKKYDIKKKLSIKVGDPIVPDSEFTIMGNRKMYMSKAFDNRVSCAIVLDVLRKLQKTKHASTILGAASVQEEVGLRGAQTAAFVGDPDVCIVIDTGIARDMPPEGMDRDERLGAGPAVLIYDAVMIPNLKLRDLVISTAETKKIPYHLSYMERGGTDGGPVHKTGAGVPSIVIGPPVRYIHTHNAILNRTDYDNTVKLVVEVIKKLNDRTVKSFTKD; translated from the coding sequence ATGGATCGCACAGAACTCTTGCTAAAAGAAATCACCGAGGCCAATGGCGTGTCCGGCTATGAAGGTGAGATTCGCCAGATACTGAAGCGCGAAATGGAAGGGCTGGTTGACGAAATTCAGCATGACCGGCTCGGATCGATTATCGGCATCAAACCTGGAACATCCGACCGACCCCGTGTGATGATGATTAGCCACATGGACGAAATTGGCTTTATGGTCAAGGAAATCACATCTAACGGCTACATCAAGTTCCTGCCCCTTGGAGGTTGGTGGGGTCATTTAGCTATGGGCCAGCGTGTGCGGGTTATGACATCCAAGGGACCGGTATTGGGAGTCGTTGGTTCTCAACCACCTCACATGGTGCCGATGGAAGACCGCAAGAAGGTTGTGGAACTTAAAGATATGTACATCGATGTGGGTGTTCAGAAGAAGTACGACATCAAAAAGAAACTGAGTATAAAGGTAGGCGATCCGATCGTACCCGACAGCGAGTTCACAATTATGGGCAATCGCAAGATGTATATGTCCAAGGCGTTTGATAATCGGGTTTCCTGCGCCATTGTTCTTGATGTTCTGAGGAAACTCCAGAAGACCAAACACGCCAGCACAATCCTTGGTGCTGCTAGTGTGCAGGAAGAGGTTGGCCTTCGTGGTGCTCAAACAGCCGCGTTTGTCGGCGACCCTGATGTCTGCATCGTTATTGATACTGGTATCGCTCGTGATATGCCGCCGGAGGGGATGGATCGTGACGAGCGTCTGGGAGCCGGACCCGCAGTGTTGATATATGACGCTGTGATGATCCCAAATCTCAAATTACGCGATCTGGTGATTAGTACAGCCGAAACCAAGAAGATACCATATCACCTGTCGTATATGGAACGAGGTGGCACAGATGGTGGTCCCGTACATAAGACAGGTGCCGGAGTACCTTCGATTGTGATCGGTCCGCCCGTTCGGTACATTCATACCCATAATGCAATTCTGAATCGTACCGACTATGACAATACGGTCAAGCTGGTTGTGGAAGTGATTAAAAAACTCAACGACCGGACAGTTAAGTCATTTACGAAGGATTAA
- the cysS gene encoding cysteine--tRNA ligase → MALRFKNSFTRTKEEFRSIDEGKVRMYTCGPTVYNYAHIGNFRTYMFEDLLRRYLKYKGYDVTQVMNLTDIDDKTIRDSQKEGVSLKEFTDRFVKAFFDDLDSLGIERAEHYPPATEHIPEMVVLIQKLVENGLAYEVDGNYYFRISAFKDYGKLAHLDLDGLKAGARVAADEYEKDSVSDFALWKAWDEADGDVYWETELGKGRPGWHIECSAMSMKFLGETFDIHTGGVDNMFPHHENEIAQSEGATGKKFVNYWMHSEYLIVEGRRMSKSLGNFHTLRDLMKKGYSGVAVRYLLLATHYRQQLNFSLTGLDAARKAVNRYLCCVSNLGEYSGGDSSGGEVEKVIEKAKSGFELALDDDLNISGALGVVFDFIRDINRLKAENRLSIEERDNALSTIRRLDEVLNFCFEAGEEGIDAEIDGLIEQRAEARKNKDFALADKIRDDLAACGIILEDTAQGVKWKRKA, encoded by the coding sequence ATGGCGCTGAGATTCAAGAACAGCTTTACGCGGACCAAGGAAGAATTTCGCTCGATTGACGAGGGCAAAGTGCGTATGTACACCTGCGGCCCGACGGTTTACAACTATGCCCATATCGGCAATTTTCGGACATATATGTTCGAGGATTTGTTACGACGGTATCTCAAGTACAAGGGTTACGATGTAACCCAGGTGATGAACCTGACAGATATTGATGATAAGACGATTCGTGATTCGCAGAAGGAAGGCGTGTCGCTGAAGGAGTTCACGGACCGGTTTGTCAAGGCGTTCTTTGATGACCTGGACAGTTTGGGTATCGAGCGTGCTGAGCACTATCCACCTGCTACCGAACATATCCCCGAGATGGTAGTGTTGATCCAGAAACTGGTCGAGAATGGACTTGCCTACGAAGTCGATGGCAACTACTACTTCCGCATATCAGCGTTCAAGGACTACGGCAAATTAGCTCATCTTGACTTGGATGGCCTCAAAGCTGGAGCGCGTGTTGCGGCTGACGAATATGAAAAAGATTCAGTCTCGGATTTCGCACTCTGGAAAGCATGGGATGAAGCCGACGGTGATGTCTACTGGGAAACGGAACTTGGCAAGGGCCGTCCGGGTTGGCATATTGAATGTTCGGCTATGTCGATGAAATTTCTTGGCGAGACATTTGACATTCACACCGGCGGCGTGGACAATATGTTCCCCCACCATGAGAATGAGATTGCTCAATCGGAAGGGGCTACCGGTAAGAAGTTTGTCAACTACTGGATGCACAGCGAGTACCTCATTGTTGAGGGACGCAGGATGTCCAAGTCCCTGGGCAATTTCCACACGCTTCGAGACCTGATGAAAAAGGGATACTCCGGCGTTGCCGTACGATATTTGCTACTGGCGACTCATTACCGCCAGCAGTTGAACTTCAGTCTTACCGGTTTGGATGCTGCAAGAAAGGCGGTCAATAGGTATCTTTGCTGCGTGTCGAATCTGGGCGAGTATTCCGGAGGAGATTCTTCGGGAGGTGAGGTCGAGAAAGTTATCGAAAAGGCGAAGTCCGGGTTTGAATTGGCGCTGGATGATGATCTTAATATCTCGGGAGCACTGGGTGTCGTGTTTGATTTCATTCGCGACATCAATCGGCTCAAAGCGGAGAATCGACTTTCAATTGAAGAGCGCGACAATGCCCTATCCACGATTCGTCGGCTTGATGAAGTCCTGAATTTCTGCTTTGAGGCTGGAGAAGAAGGCATCGATGCTGAGATTGATGGCCTGATTGAGCAGCGAGCAGAAGCCCGTAAGAACAAGGATTTCGCATTGGCCGACAAAATACGAGATGACCTGGCTGCGTGTGGAATTATTCTTGAGGACACTGCTCAAGGTGTAAAGTGGAAGCGGAAAGCATGA
- a CDS encoding ABC transporter ATP-binding protein translates to MTVIDAQELSKAYTDGFKKRSILALDAVTFSVTQGEIFGLLGPNGAGKTTFMKVALGIVQATSGRINITGRRPSDPRSRRKVGYLPENHRFPIHLTGLGLLQFTGRQYGLSASEISDRTDLLLPMVGMDKWGETKIRKYSKGMQQRIGLAQALMPDPDVLMLDEPTDGVDPVGKVEIRTVLERIRGEGKSIVLNSHLLAEVESVADRVAILSRGHIVRIASIDDLTQRQCQFKIRAEIGNRLVEVPEEVGRILSLSSGGLVVELVDDDKINFVIDELRMKKIAIRSVEPLKVSLEQSFIEAITQPVADDGDGEKAES, encoded by the coding sequence ATGACCGTTATTGATGCACAGGAACTGTCCAAGGCCTATACCGATGGGTTCAAGAAACGCAGTATCCTGGCGCTTGATGCCGTCACGTTTTCTGTCACTCAGGGGGAAATCTTCGGCCTGCTGGGACCTAATGGGGCAGGCAAAACCACGTTTATGAAGGTAGCGCTGGGAATCGTGCAGGCTACATCCGGACGAATAAACATTACGGGGCGACGCCCCTCTGATCCTCGATCGCGCCGCAAAGTGGGTTATCTTCCAGAGAATCATCGTTTTCCGATTCATCTTACCGGTCTGGGATTGCTTCAATTTACCGGTCGTCAATACGGTCTTAGTGCTTCAGAAATCAGTGATCGGACAGATTTGTTGCTTCCGATGGTAGGCATGGACAAGTGGGGAGAAACGAAGATTCGAAAATACTCCAAGGGCATGCAGCAGCGTATCGGTCTGGCGCAGGCACTGATGCCTGACCCGGATGTGCTGATGCTCGACGAGCCGACTGATGGTGTCGATCCGGTGGGCAAGGTAGAGATACGCACCGTGCTAGAACGGATCAGGGGGGAGGGGAAGTCGATTGTTCTCAATTCGCATCTGCTGGCGGAGGTCGAGAGCGTGGCTGATCGAGTCGCTATCTTGTCGCGTGGTCATATAGTACGGATCGCCAGTATCGACGACCTTACCCAGCGTCAGTGCCAGTTCAAAATCAGAGCTGAGATTGGCAATCGTCTGGTTGAGGTACCCGAGGAAGTGGGTAGAATACTGAGCTTGTCCTCTGGAGGGCTGGTGGTGGAGTTGGTAGACGATGATAAGATTAACTTCGTTATCGACGAGCTACGGATGAAGAAAATAGCCATTCGATCCGTAGAGCCACTGAAAGTATCGCTGGAACAGTCTTTCATCGAGGCCATAACCCAACCAGTTGCGGACGATGGGGATGGAGAAAAGGCGGAATCATGA